In the genome of Neodiprion pinetum isolate iyNeoPine1 chromosome 2, iyNeoPine1.2, whole genome shotgun sequence, one region contains:
- the LOC124212083 gene encoding protein Wnt-11 encodes MRCDFKRCRPLEQFCTLSFILVILFVQNGRCIKWLALGHTSDGWNWSRESCTGVRSSGLLERKQARVCRAAPDVMPSLVEAAKDTSTVCQQTFRYRRWNCSSIQLAPNYTQDLLGGTREQAFVYAMSAAAAVWRLARGCALGSLAACSCATPPRREPPSPSALTSSSIALGALASRSSFKWGGCGDDVKSASRIAKRFLQASSLPGSGTLGKFMHAVNMHNNRAGRRAVEQSLTLECKCHGVSGSCSVRTCWRGLSSSGPVVAGKRLLQRYATAAEVRARPGGRLPPLYHHDNLLYTTKSPDYCLPDKKRGSLGTVGRQCNASSSGYEGCEYLCCGRGHITKTKEILERCQCKWYNCCYVKCKTCRKFTNTHECN; translated from the exons ggCACTTGGTCACACGAGTGACGGATGGAATTGGTCGAGAGAGTCCTGCACCGGAGTCAGGAGTTCCGGTCTCCTGGAAAGGAAACAGGCCCGAGTGTGTCGGGCGGCTCCAGACGTCATGCCCAGCTTGGTCGAGGCCGCTAAAGACACGTCGACGGTCTGCCAGCAGACGTTTCGTTATCGCCGATGGAACTGCAGCAGCATTCAACTTGCTCCAAACTATACCCAGGATTTACTCGGCG GAACGCGAGAACAAGCCTTTGTCTACGCGATGTCGGCTGCTGCAGCAGTTTGGAGATTGGCGCGAGGTTGTGCCCTAGGAAGTCTGGCCGCGTGTTCCTGTGCCACACCTCCAAGAAGAGAGCCACCCTCCCCTTCAGCTTTGACCTCATCTTCTATAGCACTGGGGGCCCTGGCTTCGCGAAGCTCATTCAAATGGGGTGGCTGTGGTGACGATGTCAAATCGGCTTCCCGAATCGCCAAGCGGTTTCTCCAAGCATCGAGTctacccggcagcggaaccctTGGAAAGTTTATGCATGCCGTCAACATGCACAACAACAGGGCGGGGAGAAGG GCCGTGGAACAGTCTTTGACATTGGAGTGCAAATGTCACGGTGTGTCAGGTTCTTGCAGTGTCCGCACATGCTGGCGGGGGCTCAGCTCTTCGGGGCCAGTTGTAGCAGGGAAACGTCTTCTTCAGAGGTATGCAACTGCCGCGGAAGTTCGAGCGAGGCCGGGCGGCCGTTTGCCTCCGTTATACCATCACGATAATCTCCTTTACACGACGAAAAGTCCCGACTACTGTCTGCCGGACAAGAAACGCGGGAGCCTTGGAACCGTTGGAAG gcaGTGCAACGCGAGTAGTTCAGGATACGAGGGTTGCGAATATCTCTGTTGCGGACGAGGACATATTACAAAAACCAAAGAAATACTCGAACGATGTCAATGCAAGTGGTACAATTGTTGCTACGTGAAGTGCAAGACTTGCCGTAAATTTACCAATACTCACGAGTGTAATTAA